A genomic stretch from Arthrobacter sp. 31Y includes:
- a CDS encoding MOSC domain-containing protein, whose translation MTHEGTLVGTVRSLYRYPIKSTAGEALRIARVTAGGLQHDRKWAVYTDDGGIASGKRTRRFRPVLGLMQWSSRIEDGHDIPILVSPDGIQYHADDPAAPQALSEVLGQQLRLRRETTIKHHDETPLHLVTTSSLAAIAGLSGQPVDERRFRANIIIDTGTEPVFQEDNWIGAELVIGEQVRVRLGQGMPRCLMIDQSQRGVAVEQKILKLLGTHHNTNLGLQAHTSRPGKVRIGDRVILRRPEVPAASTSLAQGTYKVRTS comes from the coding sequence ATGACACACGAGGGAACCTTAGTTGGAACGGTCCGATCGTTGTACCGCTATCCCATCAAGTCGACCGCCGGGGAGGCGCTGCGCATAGCCAGAGTGACGGCTGGTGGACTGCAGCACGATCGTAAGTGGGCCGTATACACCGATGATGGAGGCATCGCCAGCGGAAAACGTACCCGGCGTTTTCGTCCCGTCCTTGGGCTCATGCAATGGTCCTCCCGAATAGAAGACGGTCACGACATCCCAATACTGGTAAGCCCGGATGGCATTCAATATCACGCCGATGACCCCGCGGCCCCGCAGGCGCTGTCCGAGGTGTTGGGCCAGCAGTTGAGATTGCGCCGAGAAACAACAATCAAGCACCACGACGAGACACCACTGCATCTGGTGACGACGTCATCCCTGGCAGCGATTGCCGGACTATCGGGACAACCGGTGGACGAGCGCCGATTCCGCGCCAACATCATCATCGACACCGGAACCGAACCTGTCTTCCAAGAAGACAATTGGATTGGTGCTGAACTGGTCATTGGTGAGCAGGTACGTGTGCGTCTGGGCCAAGGTATGCCCCGATGCCTAATGATCGACCAGTCGCAACGCGGCGTCGCCGTCGAACAGAAAATCCTCAAACTGCTCGGCACGCACCACAATACGAATCTAGGATTGCAGGCACACACCAGTCGTCCTGGAAAGGTTCGCATTGGTGACAGAGTCATCCTCCGCCGTCCGGAGGTACCGGCAGCCTCAACTTCGCTGGCTCAAGGCACCTACAAAGTGCGAACGAGCTAG
- a CDS encoding GNAT family N-acetyltransferase has product MSGETQTKRLYLRAMRSGDGELLYPIFSDQRLWWYEPSNRHKNLLQTETYVERAAERWNSDGLSYWIAFLVADPSVVVGSGGAQRHRSGSWNLNYRIDPSMQRQGYATELAMAGIAAAHSVDPMSPVIAWIDPINAPSRATAIKAGLIFAGTGIDNSDGRERAAYADRKLSWNRYPPAGLRVWNGTWPTPNALPRLRFSTPLRKQKH; this is encoded by the coding sequence ATGAGCGGTGAGACACAGACAAAACGCCTTTATCTGCGGGCCATGAGAAGCGGAGACGGCGAGCTGCTCTACCCCATATTCAGTGACCAGCGATTGTGGTGGTACGAACCGTCCAACCGCCACAAAAACCTGCTCCAGACGGAAACCTACGTCGAGCGGGCGGCTGAGCGCTGGAACAGTGACGGGCTCAGCTACTGGATCGCGTTCCTTGTCGCGGATCCTTCCGTAGTTGTCGGAAGCGGGGGAGCCCAGCGGCATCGAAGCGGTAGCTGGAATCTCAACTACCGCATCGACCCTTCGATGCAGCGCCAGGGTTACGCGACCGAACTCGCCATGGCAGGTATTGCGGCCGCTCACTCAGTCGATCCGATGTCGCCGGTTATCGCGTGGATCGACCCAATCAATGCACCTTCCCGAGCAACTGCCATTAAAGCGGGACTGATTTTCGCCGGCACGGGTATCGACAACAGCGACGGTCGTGAACGCGCTGCATATGCCGACAGGAAGTTATCATGGAACCGTTATCCCCCGGCTGGACTGAGAGTCTGGAACGGGACATGGCCGACACCGAACGCCTTGCCAAGACTCAGATTCTCAACGCCACTCAGGAAGCAGAAGCATTGA